The sequence GATCATATCCTCTATCTGCCACATGTAAAGTATATATTCGGCTATATTGGTCTTCTTCTTCTCTCTGGCTATGATCATTTCTTATAATCCTTTCTTCTTGAATTTATCCAGTATTCTTCTTTCTTTCTTGGTAGGCCTGCCTGCTCCTTTGGGCCGGTGTTCATGGATCACCTGTTTCTGGACATCAAGTTTTTTCATTTCTTTTTCCGGGGTGATGTCTTCCAGGTTTTCCCGGGCGATGGTTGCGGACTGCCTTTTTTCGAGCAAACCGGTAACACGGTATTTGTAGAAAACGGGTTTCTTTTTCACCGTTACCACTTCGCCTACTCTAACCGTATTGGAAGGCTTGACCTGCTGATCATTAATCAATACCCTTCCTTTTTTACAGGCCTCGGCAGCTTTGCTTCGGGTTTTGAATATTCTTACCGCCCAGAGCCATTTGTC comes from Bacteroidales bacterium and encodes:
- a CDS encoding RNA-binding S4 domain-containing protein; protein product: MTKKDELRIDKWLWAVRIFKTRSKAAEACKKGRVLINDQQVKPSNTVRVGEVVTVKKKPVFYKYRVTGLLEKRQSATIARENLEDITPEKEMKKLDVQKQVIHEHRPKGAGRPTKKERRILDKFKKKGL